The genomic stretch AAGCTGCACATGAGGCTTTTGTGACGCGCATGTAACAGCTGTATGACAAAACCGGATCAGCGGCGATTTTTGTCACAAATCCCGCCCCTGCGTTAATCTTTGGGCCAGCATTTCTGGCAGCTGCGCAAAGACAGCACCTATAAAGGCGCGCCCGTTCAGGCCGCGCGCCGGACTGTGCGCGTTGCAAAAGATGGACAAAGCCAAAGAGGATACCCCCAAGAGCAGCGATTTCAGGTCCGCAATAAGGGCCGGGATCAGATCTGAGGTTTGGCCTTCGGATCAGGACGGGGATCAGGACAGGGGCAAGGTCACAGAAAAACAGGTTCCCGCGCCAAGATCGCTTTCGACCCGCAACCTGCCACGGTGGCGGTTGACGATGTGTTTGACGATGGCCAGCCCCAATCCGGTGCCCCCCATTTCGCGCGAGCGATGATTGTCAGCGCGGTAAAACCGCTCTGTCAGCCGTGGCAGGTGAATCGGATCAATGCCCGCACCATTGTCAGTGACCTGCACCCGCACCGCCGGAGCGCGCAGCGAAGGATCCCGTTCCAGCAGCTCCAGGGTCACTTCGACCTGATCGCCGCCATATTTAATGGCGTTCTCAACCAGATTGATAAAGACCTGTAGCAATTGATCCGGATCGCCAATGATCATCACCGGCACTTCGGGAGGGCTAAAATTCAGGCTGACATTGCCAGCTTCGGCAAGGGGCTGCATGGTTTTGAGCGTGGAGCAAAGATGTGCCACCAGGTCCATCTGTTCCTTGGGGCGAATGCGCTCTTTGCTCTCGACCCGGTTCAGGGACAACAAATCGCCCACCAGACGGTTCATCCGGCTGGCCTCGCCTTCCATGATGGTCAGAAAACGATCCCGCGCCGCCGGGTCATCACGTGCCGCCCCGCGCAGGGTTTCAATAAACCCCATCAGGGCGGTCAACGGCGTGCGCAATTCGTGGCTGACATTGGCGACAAAATCCCGCCGCATCTGGTTGGCCTGTTCGCGCTCTGTCACATCCTGAAAGGTGATCAGCACCGCGCCACCTTCGACAGCGCCAATGCCGACAATATAGCGCAGGTCAACCTCGTAGGTGGTATCCTGCGCCCCATCGTTTGACAGATGCCGCGCACTGCGATTGCCGCGATCCTCCAGACATTTTTCAATTGCCGCAGTAACATTGGGTTGCCGCAGGATTGTCGCAAAATGACGCCCCAGGATCTGCTCCCCCAACAGGGTAAGCCCAGGTTTGTTGGATCCGATAAAACGCTCAGTTTGATCCACCAAGACGCAAGGCATTGGAATTGCCTCAAGAAAACTCTCGATTACCTCTTGTTTCATGGCGAACCCCTGTTGCAATCCGCTTCCAATATCAGGCGAATGTAAAGCCTATGTGGCAACGCATCGCTTGCATTGGTACCGGGGGCTTTGGTCAGACTGGACGCATCTCATCCCGGAAGCGGCGCATGTTATCCTGATAATGCAGGGCGCTCTGGGTCAGGGTCTGGGCCAGCTCCGCAGAGACCTCGCGCACCACTTTGCCCGGCGCGCCCATGACCAGAGAATTATCCGGTATAACCTTGTTTTCGGTGATCAGCGCCCCTGCCCCGATCAGGCAGTTCTTGCCAATCTTGGCGCCGTTCAGAACAGTCGCCCCCATGCCGATCAAGCTGTTTTCGCCGATGGTACAGCCATGCAGCATGACCTTGTGGCCAATGGTGCAATTCTTGCCCACGGTCAGCGGAAAGCCCGCATCGATGTGCATGACCACGTTTTCCTGCACATTTGCGCCCTCGCAGATGCGGATCTCTTCGTGATCAGCGCGAAGGGTGCAGCCAAACCAAACCGAGGCCCCGGCCTCCAGTACCACTTTGCCCACCAGATTGGCATCCGGTGCAACCCAGGTATCGGCATGCAGTTGGGGTTGGTGTTCACCAAGAGCGTATAATGTCATGTCATGTCCTCAAATTCGCTTTGCAACAGGCGCACATGATCCACCAGCTGCGGCTGCTGAATACGGCGCAAACGGGTGGAGGTGATGATGGTTTTCAGCGCTTCTTCGGTGGCATCCAGATCATCATTGATCAACACATGATCATAGCTGCCCCAGTGGCTAATTTCGTCCCAGCTCTTCTCCATCCGCCGTTTGATGGTCTCGGCATCGTCCTGTCCCCGGCTTTCCAACCGGCGCCGCAGCTCGGTGATCGACGGGGGCAACAAAAAGATCGACAATGTGTGCTGGCCCAGCTCAGAGTTGCGGATCTGCTGCGCCCCCTGCCAGTCGATGTCAAACAGCACATCCTGGCCGTCCTCGATGGCGGCGCGCACCGGCCCCTTGGGGGAGCCATAAAAATTGCCAAAGACATGCGCATGTTCCAGCATGTCATTTTCTGTAACGGCAGATTTGAAATCATCCACGGAAACAAAATGGTAATCCTGGCCGTGGACCTCACCGGGGCGTGGGTTGCGGGTGGTGGCCGAAACCGAAAACGAAATGCTGTCGTCCCAGGCGCGCAACCGCTTTGCCAGAGTGGATTTGCCCGCGCCGGAGGGCGAGGACAGGATGATCAAAAGGCCGCGCCGATCTGCCATCAGGTCTTCTCCTTTGGAGTTATTCTATATTTTGCACTTGTTCGCGCATTTGGTCGATCACTGCTTTCAACTCTAGACCCACGGAGGTCAAGTCACTGTTAAGCGCTTTTGAACACAGTGTATTGGCCTCGCGGTTGAATTCCTGCATCAAGAAGTCAAACTTGCGACCCACCGCGCCGCCGGTGGCCAGCAGATCCTCAGCGGCGGCCACATGGGCTGCCAGCCGATCGATTTCTTCGGTGACATCTGATTTCACCGCCAACATCGCCAATTCCTGGGCAACCCGGTTGGCATCCGCCCCGTCCGCGTTTTCCAACACCTTGGCCAGATTGACCTTAAGCGCCGCAGCCACCAGGGGTTTGCGCGCTTCGGCGCTGTCTGCCGCCAACTGGGTCAGGCGGCTCACCTCGGCCAGTTGGTTGCGCAAGACCTGCTCCAGTGCAGCCCCTTCGGTTTCACGCATTTGAACGAATTCAGACACAAGGCTTTCGAATTCCTTTTTCAACTCAGCAACCAAGGGCGCCGGGTCATCTTCGATTGCTGTGGTTTCCAGCACCCCGCGAATAGAAAGCAAATCCGCACCGGATGTGACCGACAAATCCACCCCGGCCGACTGGGCCAGCGCCTCTGCCTCTGCCAGGGCGGTGAGCACCGAAGCGAGCAGAGGTTTGTTCAGAGTGAGGGTTCCAGCCGCCTCTTCGCCCCGGCTGATCCGCAGCCCGAGCGAGACATTTCCCCGCGCCAGTGTGTTGCCCATGACCTTGCGCAGGTGCACTTCCAGCCCATCCAGCCAGTCCGGCACCCGCAGGCGCAGATCCAGCCCCTTGGCGTTGACCGACCGCATTTCCCAGCTCCAACTGTGGACCCCAAGACGCCCCTGTCCCGAGGCAAATCCGGTCATGCTTCGAATTTTCATAAACTTGTCCTTATCCAGCCAATCGCCAGCAAAATCAGGCCAAAACAGTGTCCTCAGCAGTGCCGGCACGCGCAAAAGGATAGGTGGTTATACAAAGGCGTTAACCATTGCTTTAAGTTTTAGTCCAAATTTGAATAATATTATGGCATGTTAACTGCAAGGTAACCATCTAAACGGTACGAATAAGGCAGTCGGCAGATTGTGTTGCGTACAAGATGGCAAATGGACCGGACAACGTAAGGAAAAGCACATGTTTTTTGGCGGCAGCAAAAACTCTAGCCAGGACAAGGGTCACAACAAGGTGGTTCCCATGACGAATTTCCGTAACACCGTTCCGGTTTCCCCCATGCGTCAGGCCGAGGCCTATTGGACCGCGCTGCGTCGCGGCGACGACATTCCCAGCCGGTCACAGATCGACCCACGCGGGTTGGAAAACATTCTGTCGCAGACATTTATACTGGAGCGTGTTGCCCCAGGCATCGCCCGCTTCCGTCTGGCCGGCCAAAAGGTCAATGAGATGGCAGGCATGGAGGTGCGCGGCATGCCGATCACCGCCTTTTTCACCCCCGATGCCCGCAAACAGATGAGCGCCGCGCTGGAGCACATGTTTGAAGCGCCTGCCATTGTTGAGATTGAGATGCAGACCGAAGGGTCACGCCTGCGTGGTCGCCGTGAGGCCCGCATGTTGCTGCTCCCCTTGCGCAGCGACCTGGGCGATGTGAGCCGTGCACTGGGTGTTTTTGTCTCTGAGGGTAACCCGAACAAAACATCGCAGCGCTTTGCAATCACCTCGATCGAAATGCGGGCCATTGCCAAAAACACCGATGATACCGAGTTCAAGGCAAAGTCGCGCGACGCGGGTGATGTGAACAAGCCAAACCCTGAGTTTGCAGAGTTGCAAGCGCGCCTTGCTCCTGAGCCATCCATCCTGCAAGAAGCGCGTGATCTTGCCGATCTCAGGTTGAAAAAACCGGCGCGTGACACTGCGCGGACAGATGACAAAAGCAAATCAAAAGTGGCACATTTGCGGCTGGTCTCCAGCCGTGATGAAACGCCCGTTTCCTAAAATTTTAGCCTATTTCTAGTCTATTTGGTCATAGTCTAGCAATGATCGCCCCGCGGAAGAATTCCCGGGGCGTTTCCCTTTTGAACACCCCTCAACATCGCATCGCAACACATTGTGGTTAAACAAAAACCGCCCCAGTTTCCTGGAGCGGTCTTGATTTTCTACAACCCACAGAGCGTGGCTCAGCTGGCTTCAGCGCTGCGTGCGCGACGCTTATTGCGCAGGTTTGACAATTCTTCTGCAACCAGAAAGGCCAGTTCCAGGGATTGGCTGGCGTTAAGACGCGGATCACAGGCGGTGTGATAGCGATCGCTCAGGTTTTCATCCGTTACCGCGCGAACACCGCCGGTGCACTCGGTTACATCCTGACCGGTCATCTCAAAATGTACCCCGCCCGGAATGGTGCCTTCGGCGGAATGGACCGCAAAGAAGTCCTGCACTTCGCGCAACACGCTCTCAAAGGGGCGGGTTTTGTAGCCGGTAGAGGATTTCACGGTATTGCCATGCATTGGATCGCAAACCCAGGTGACATTGGCGCCCTCTTCCTCGACCGCCTTGACCAGTCGCGGCAGATGTTCTGCCACCTTGCCGGCACCAAAGCGCGCGATCAGCGTCAGCCGCCCCTCCTCATTTGATGGGTTCAGGCGCTGCATCAGCACCTTCAGGTCATCAGCCGATGTTGTCGGGCCACATTTCATGCCGATGGGATTCAGCACACCACGACAGAATTCCACATGGGCGCCGTCGGGCTGGCGGGTGCGATCCCCGATCCACAGCATATGACCGGAGCCTGCCAGCCAATTGCCAGAGGTCGTATCAAGACGGGTCAGCGCCTCTTCATATTCCAGCAACAGGCCTTCGTGGCTGGTGTAGAATTCTACCGTCTGCAACGCATGCGCCGCATCATTGTTCACCCCGGCTGCCTTCATGAAATCCAGCGTGTCGGTGATGCGGTTGGCCATTTCGCGGTAGCTTTGGGCTTTTTCACCCTCGGTAAAGCCCAGGGTCCAGGAATGCACCTGGTTCACATCCGCATAGCCGCCGGTGGAAAAGGCCCGCAGCAGGTTGAGGGTTGCCGCCGCCTGGGTGTAGGCCTGCAACATCCGCTTGGGATCGGGAAGACGCGCGGCTTCGGTGAAGCCAAGATCGTTGATGATGTCGCCGCGATAGCTGGGCAGCTCCACCCCATCCAGGGTTTCAGTAGGCGCGCTGCGCGGTTTGGCGAATTGGCCGGCCATACGGCCCACTTTCACCACAGGAACCTTGGCGCCATAGGTCAACACCATGGCCATCTGCAGCATCACCTTGAAGGTGTCGCGAATGGCATCCGCGCTGAACTGCTCAAAGCTTTCGGCGCAGTCACCGCCCTGCAGCAAAAATGCCTCGCCGCGGCCCGCCGCTGCAAGATGTTGTTTCAAGCGCCGTGCTTCGCCGGCAAAGACCAGTGGAGGATAGCTTGAAAGCTGCGCTTCTACGGCGCCGAGCGCCGGGGCGTCGGTGTAATCGGGCATCTGCACGCGGGGTTTGTTGCGCCAGGATGCTTTTTGCCACTCACTCATAGCTTTTCTCCGCTTAAGAGGTCTTAATAATAGAACGGAAGCCACCTATACAAAAACGCACTCGTGCTGACCAGTTTAGATTTGCCCCTCTTGACCCGGCTTCGAACCTATGGTCACGGTTTTCTGGTCTCACGCGGGGCTGACTTACTATTGGTCTCTCCCGGTGCATTCAAAAATTGCCAAGGATGTGCCCCATGCAAACCCAAAGAAAACCGGTCGAAACATCAAAAGAGGTTTCATCCACAAGACGATATGTATTTGTTTTGCTAGAGAGATTCTCGATGCTCTCTTTTGCCTCAGCGGTTGAATGCCTGCGTATCGCCAACCGTATGGCCGGTCGCGAGGTCTATAGCTGGACCTTGCTTGGCGAGGGTGGCGAACAAGTCACCTGCTCTGCCGGCACCACCTTTGCTGTGGACGGTGATTTTGGTGATTTGCAACGCGATGACAGTATTCTCGTCTGTGCAGGAGTTAACGTTCAGGCCGCAACCAGTAAAAAACTGCTGGCCTGGCTGCGCCGTGAGGCCCGCAAGGGCGTGATGATTGGTGGCCTGTGCACCGCATCCTATGTTCTGGCGAAGGCTGGGTTGCTGGACGGAAAAAAGGCAACCATCCATTGGGAAAACATTGACAGCTTTGCCGAAGAGTTCGAGGAAGTCACCCTCACAAAGTCCGTTTTCGTAATTGATAACAATCGCTTGTCTACGGCGGGTGGGACGTCGTCGATTGATTTGTTGTTGAAACTCATTGCCAATGACCACGGCGAGGACCTGGCAAATTCCGTGGCGGACCAGTTGATCTATTCTTCTATCCGCACCGATCAGGACACCCAGCGCCTGTCGGTCCCGACTCGGATCGGCGTGCGTCACCCGAAGCTGTCGATGGTGATCCAAATGATGGAAACCAATATCGAGGAACCCATCAGCCCCTCCGTCTTGGCGCAGAATGTTGGGATGTCGACCCGGCAGCTTGAACGTCTGTTCCGCCGTTATCTGAACCGCAGCCCCAAACGCTATTATATGGAGCTGAGGTTGCAAAAAGCCCGCAACCTGTTGATGCAGACCGATATGAGCGTGATCAATGTGGCGCTGGCCTGTGGGTTTGCCTCGCCGTCGCATTTTTCCAAATGCTACCGGGCGCATTATGACACCACCCCCTACCGTGAGCGCGGCAGCAAATCTGGCGGGCAGTGATTCTACCTTGAGCAAAAGCGACTGATTCTCTGGCGAGAACAGACACTTTTGCCACTTGGGGGCCGTCCCAGAGGGCTCGGCCTGTCACATTTTTTTGATCATTCTCACAGATCCTGCGCTGTGCCCGGCTTTTTTGGACACAGCAAAAGACACAGGCTTTGGCTGGTCGATTTCATCAACATATTTATTTTAAGCTTCAAGCACTTGCGGAAGCCCACCGGCTTTGACCGGCCTCCAAACGGACATTTCCGCCGTCCAACGAAAGCCCGCGAGACAAAACCAACCCCAAAGGGATGCGACGAAATGGCCATTGTTTTCTTTCCCTCTGGCGCAAAAACCTGTAGAGCATCCGCCTCATCAGGCCAGCAAAACGCTGCTGGATAAAAACAGAGCAAGTGGACATCGGGAGGGTGTCGCGAGCCAAGGGGACTTTTCTTTTCAAATCGCCTTGCCTAGGGTTCCTTATGAACAGACTTGTTCCAATAAACTGGGAGAAATATGATGAAAAAATTGATGATGGCCACAGCGGCCCTCGCGCTGACTGCAGGCACCGCCTTTGCAGGCAGCCACGCCAAAGAAGTAAAGCTTGGCGTTCTGATCGGTTTCACCGGCCCCATTGAATCGCTGACCGCTGCCATGGCAGCTGGCTCGGAAATGGCGATGGATGAGGTCACCAAATCCGGCCTGCTGCTTGACGGCGCAACCGTAACCTCTGTGCGGGCAGATACAGGCTGCATCGATAACGGCCTGGCCGTAGCCAACGGTGAAAAACTGATCGCAGAAGGCGTCAATGGTATTGTTGGCGGTGACTGCTCCGGTGTGACCGGCGCGATCCTGCAAAACGTTGCCATTCCAAACGGTATGGTCATGGTGTCCCCTTCGGCGACCTCCCCTGGCCTCTCCTCAATGGAAGACAATGGCCTGTTTTTCCGCACCTCGCCCTCTGACGCCCGTGAAGGTCAGGTAATGGCTGAGATGCTGCAGGAAAAAGGCGTTGAATCCATTGCTCTGACCTACACCAACAACGACTATGGCAAAGGCCTAGCCGATGCGATCAAGACCTCCTTTGAGGCTGTTGGCGGTGAAGTGACAATCGTCGCCGCCCATGAAGACGGCAAGGGTGACTATTCTGCTGAAGTGGCTTCGCTGGCCTCTGCTGGTGGCGACATTCTGGTTGTTGCCGGTTACCTTGACCAGGGCGGTCTGGGCATCATTCAGTCCTCGCTCGACTCCGGCGCCTTTGACACCTTTGGTCTGCCTGGCGGCATGATCGGTGACAGCCTGCCGAAAAACGTTGGCTCCGACCTGGACGGTTCTTACGGCCAGATCGCAGGCTCCGACAGCCAAGGTGCGGAGATCTTTGCCGAGCAAGCAAAGGCCCTGGGCTTTGACGGCACCTCTGCCTATGCCTCCGAGTCCTATGATGCGGCGGCTTTGATCCTGCTGGCAATGCAGGCGGCCAATTCGACCGATCCTGCTGAGTACGGCGCCAAGATCATGGATGTTGCCAATGCACCCGGTGAAGTGATCAACCCCGGCGAGCTGGGCAAGGCACTGGAACTGATTGCCGCTGGCAAAGACGTTGATTTCCAGGGCGCCACCGGCGTTGAGCTGATTGGCCCCGGTGAGAGCGCAGGCTCCTACCGTGAGATCCTGGTCAAAGACGGTGTGAACACCACTGTAAAGTTCCGCTGATCTCTTTTGTAGGATCATAAAGTCAAAGAGCAGCCCGGGAATTTCCCGGGCTGTTCCAAATTTAGTAAGCCGAAAAAAATAGCGGCAGGGGATAGAATGATATGATCGTCGTCGAGGACTTGCACAAGCACTTCGGCGGGTTCCACGCGGTTGACGGCGCCTCGCTTGAAATCGCCAAGGGCTCCATAACCGGTTTGATCGGGCCAAATGGCGCGGGAAAGACCACTCTTTTCAACGTAATAGCTGGCGTTCTTGAGCCCACATCTGGTCGCGTGACCATGGATGGGGAAGATATTACTGGCCTGCCGCCGCACGAGCTGTTTCACAAGGGGCTGTTGCGCACCTTTCAGATTGCACATGAGTTTTCTTCGATGACCTGCCGCGAGAACCTGATGATGGTGCCCGGCGCGCAATCGGGTGAAAGCCTGTGGAACACCTGGTTTGGCCGCAAGCGCATAGCCGATGAAGAGCGCGCTCTGCGGGCCAAGGCGGATGAAGTGCTTGAGTTTCTCACCATCAGCCATATCGCAGATCTGCGCGCCGGCGAGGTTTCGGGCGGCCAGAAGAAGCTGTTGGAACTGGGCCGCACCATGATGGTGGATGCCAAGATCGTTTTCCTCGACGAGGTAGGCGCCGGGGTGAACCGCACCCTGCTCTATACAATTGCGGATGCCATCAAGCGTCTCAATGAAGAGCGTGGCTATACCTTTGTGGTGATCGAGCACGACATGGAGTTTATCGACCGCCTGTGTGACCCGGTGATCTGCATGGCCGAGGGCAAGAAGCTGGCCGAGGGCACTTTGGCCGAGATCAAAGCCAATGAGCAGGTGATCGAGGCCTATCTGGGTACCGGGCTGAAGAACAAAGACAAGTTGGAGAAGGCCTGATGGGGAATTGCAAAGAAAACCGGGGCTCTGCCCCCGCCGCTTCGCGGCTCCCCCGAGGTATTTTTGGCAAGATGAATAGGGGCGCCGCCCATGTCTGAACCCTTTTTGATTGGTGACAGCATGACTGGGGGATACGGCAAGGGGCCGGATATCCTGCATGACTGCACCATTGCTGTGAACCCCGGTGAAATTGCCGTGATTGTTGGCCCCAATGGGGCGGGCAAATCGACCGCGATGAAGGCGGTTTTTGGCATGCTGAATGTGCGCGCGGGCGCGGTGCGGTTGGGTGGTGAGGATATCACCAGTCTGAGCCCACAGGACCGGGTGATCAAGGGCATGGGGTTTGTGCCGCAGACCAGCAATATCTTTACCTCGATGACGGTGGAAGAGAACCTGGAGATGGGGGCGTTTATTCGCACCGATGACATCACTGGCACCATGGAGCAGGTCTATGATCTGTTCCCGATCCTGCGCGACAAGCGCAACCAGCCAGCCGGTGAGCTGTCTGGTGGGCAACGTCAGCAGGTGGCCGTGGGGCGCGCGCTGATGACCCAGCCCAAGGTTTTGATGCTGGATGAGCCCACCGCCGGGGTGTCGCCCATCGTCATGGATGAGCTGTTTGACCGTATCATTGAGGTGGCCCGCACGGGGCTGCCGATCCTGATGGTAGAGCAGAACGCCAAGCAAGCGCTTGAGATTGCGGACAAAGGCTATGTTTTGGTGCAGGGGCGCAATGCCTATACCGGCACCGGCCAAGAGCTGCTGGCCGATCCCGAAGTACGCAAATCGTTTCTGGGGGGGTGAAGATGGAACCGACCTATTACTGGAAACGAAATCTGACACTTGCTTTGGCGTCCTTTCTGTTCTCAGCTCAAACGGCGACAGCCCTAGAGTGCCAAGTCCAGAAAACATGCTCGATCTCACTTGAGTGCTCACCGTTTAAGGTCGAGTTTGAACTAATCGAGCTGGAGACCTCAGAATCTGAAAACCTTGTGCTTATTACAAAGGTACCAAACCGAGAACGAACAGCCGTTATTCTCTCACCAGTAGATAGCTCTTCTCGATGGTTCAAAGGCGAAGTCAACGGTGAATCTATGGCGCTCTGGATAGATGAAACCCATGAGAATTTTCAGTTATTGCCAGTTGGAGAGAGTGAAGCAGAATTCGCTGCAGGGAAATGTGGTGTTGGTCTCACAAGGAATGAAAACCTGACGAACTCAAATGAAGGCTCCGGTTCCCCAAAACAACGTGCTCCCATCGACGGTGAGAGTTTGCTGCCACCGCCAAGCAGCAATTCACAGAATTCAGACTAGAGAGATACAACATGGATCTTCTCAACGCCCTTGTGGCATTCACGAACTTCGTTGGCGTACCCGCCATCGCCTATGGCAGCCAGCTGGCGCTTGGGGCGTTGGGGGTCACGCTGATCTACAGCATCCTGCGGTTTTCCAACTTTGCCCATGGGGACACCATGGCCTTTGGCACTATGATGACCATTCTGGTGACCTGGTTGCTGCAATCCTGGGGGGTGAGCTTTGGCCCACTGCCCACGGCGCTGCTCGCCCTGCCCTTTGGCATTTTTGCAACCATGGTGTTGGTACTGCTCACGGATCGCACCGTCTATCGGTTCTACCGCGCCCAAAAGGCCAAGCCTGTGGTTTTTGTCATGGTCTCGCTGGGGGTGATGTTCATGATGAACGGCCTTGTCCGTTTTGTCATTGGGCCCGGCGATCAGCGTTTTGCCGATGGCGAGCGCTTTATCATCAAGGCGCGCGCCTTTAAGGAAATGACGGGCCTGCGTGAAGGGTTGGCGATCAAGACTTCTCAGGGCATCACTGTGGTGGCCGCCATTGTGGTTGTGGCGCTGCTGTTTTGGTTCCTCAACAAGACCCGCACCGGTAAATCCATGCGCGCCTATTCCGACAATGAAGATCTGGCGCTGTTGTCCGGCATCGATCCGGACCGGGTGGTGATGTATACTTGGCTGATCGTGGCCTCCCTGGCGACCATCGCCGGTGTGCTCTATGGCCTCGACAAGAGCTTTAAGCCCTTCACCTATTTCCAGCTGCTGCTGCCGATCTTTGCCTCGGCCATTGTTGGTGGTCTGGGCAGCCCCCAGGGTGCGATTGCGGGTGGGTTCATCATCGCCTTTTCCGAGGTCACTATTACCTACGCCTGGAAAAAGGTGTTGGGCTATCTGATGCCGGAACACCTGGAACCCGATGGTTTGGTACAACTTCTGAGTACCGACTATAAGTTTGCGGTCTCCTTTGCGATCCTGATCATCGTCCTTCTGTTCAAGCCAACAGGGCTCTTCAAGGGGAAATCGGTATGACTGATACTCTGAAACACAGTCTTTTGTTTGCGGTCGTGGCCGTGCTGATCCTGCTGGAAGGCCTCACGAACTGGAGCTTTTTCTCAGGCTCCTGGAACTCCTCTCTGGTGATCCTCAACATGGGGCTGATTTCGGCCATCATGGCGCTGGGGGTAAACCTGCAGTGGGGCTTTGCCGGCTTGTTCAATGTGGGCATCATGGGGTTCACTGCTCTGGGCGGTCTCGCTGTGGTGCTGACCTCAACGCCGCCATCCCCAGGTGCCTGGAGCGCCGGAGGCCCGGGCGTTGTCATGGCACTGGTGATGGGGGCGCTGACGGTGATCTCGGCAGTTGCCGCAACCCGTTTGCTGCCCAAAGGTGGCCTGCGTACGGCGCTGATTGTGGCCATCCTGATTGTTGGGTTTGTCATCTATCGCGCCCTGTTTGACCCGTCGATTGAAGCGATCGAAGACATCAATCCGGCATTGGCGGGCAATATCGGTGGGCTTGGCTGGCCGGTGCTCTTGTCCTGGCCCATGGGCGGG from Phaeobacter sp. G2 encodes the following:
- a CDS encoding ABC transporter ATP-binding protein encodes the protein MSEPFLIGDSMTGGYGKGPDILHDCTIAVNPGEIAVIVGPNGAGKSTAMKAVFGMLNVRAGAVRLGGEDITSLSPQDRVIKGMGFVPQTSNIFTSMTVEENLEMGAFIRTDDITGTMEQVYDLFPILRDKRNQPAGELSGGQRQQVAVGRALMTQPKVLMLDEPTAGVSPIVMDELFDRIIEVARTGLPILMVEQNAKQALEIADKGYVLVQGRNAYTGTGQELLADPEVRKSFLGG
- a CDS encoding branched-chain amino acid ABC transporter permease — translated: MDLLNALVAFTNFVGVPAIAYGSQLALGALGVTLIYSILRFSNFAHGDTMAFGTMMTILVTWLLQSWGVSFGPLPTALLALPFGIFATMVLVLLTDRTVYRFYRAQKAKPVVFVMVSLGVMFMMNGLVRFVIGPGDQRFADGERFIIKARAFKEMTGLREGLAIKTSQGITVVAAIVVVALLFWFLNKTRTGKSMRAYSDNEDLALLSGIDPDRVVMYTWLIVASLATIAGVLYGLDKSFKPFTYFQLLLPIFASAIVGGLGSPQGAIAGGFIIAFSEVTITYAWKKVLGYLMPEHLEPDGLVQLLSTDYKFAVSFAILIIVLLFKPTGLFKGKSV